A window from Sphingopyxis alaskensis RB2256 encodes these proteins:
- a CDS encoding serine hydrolase has protein sequence MIRRRIARSFVAVLLTCTPLFAAAPALAHQSPEMAAAADTAFARRADQLVDLIAGRIAFADYFDAGFQKALPEAQFRAVTANLIAQYGAPVAVDGATSSNGLSGTVRLRFEKGVATVLLDVAAGADEKVVGLRITDFTMADDSFDKVAAELAALPGHTGFLVAELDGGGIRKIAAANSERQFAIGSTFKLYILDELAAQVAAGKRRWSDVVPLTHASFSSAGTAGWPRDMPVTLQTLANWMISVSDNGATDTLIHLLGREAIEARMKAAGHSDPSRNIPFLTTVEAFALKGNNFERERAAFVGASDADQRRLLDVNADKMVLANVDGVSFAGGPRFIDSLEWFASPSDVARLMIDLRARQSPEAMAAMAINNGVGPAAAAEWSWLGYKGGSETGVLSMSLLGQRKGDDKYVVVTASWNNPDAAVATETMVALIKRLLALAAKD, from the coding sequence ATGATCCGCCGCCGCATCGCCCGCTCATTCGTTGCCGTTCTGCTCACCTGCACGCCGCTCTTCGCTGCGGCACCGGCCCTCGCGCATCAATCGCCCGAGATGGCGGCGGCGGCCGACACCGCTTTTGCGCGGCGCGCCGACCAGCTTGTCGACCTGATCGCGGGGCGCATCGCCTTTGCCGACTATTTCGACGCCGGTTTCCAAAAAGCATTGCCCGAGGCGCAGTTCCGCGCGGTCACTGCGAACCTGATCGCCCAATATGGTGCGCCGGTCGCGGTGGACGGCGCGACGTCGTCCAACGGCCTGTCGGGCACCGTCCGCCTGCGCTTTGAAAAGGGCGTGGCGACCGTGCTACTCGACGTCGCAGCGGGGGCGGACGAAAAAGTCGTCGGGCTTCGGATCACCGACTTCACCATGGCGGACGACAGTTTCGACAAGGTCGCGGCCGAACTGGCCGCGCTGCCGGGTCACACCGGCTTTCTCGTCGCCGAGCTCGACGGCGGCGGCATCAGAAAAATCGCAGCGGCGAACAGCGAGCGCCAGTTCGCAATCGGGTCGACCTTCAAACTCTATATATTGGACGAACTGGCGGCGCAGGTCGCCGCGGGCAAGCGCAGATGGTCCGACGTCGTGCCTTTGACGCACGCCAGCTTTTCGTCGGCGGGCACGGCCGGCTGGCCGAGGGATATGCCGGTGACGCTCCAGACGCTCGCCAACTGGATGATCTCGGTCAGCGATAATGGCGCGACCGACACGCTGATCCACCTGCTCGGCCGCGAGGCGATCGAGGCGCGGATGAAGGCGGCGGGGCACAGCGACCCGTCGCGCAACATCCCCTTTCTGACCACGGTCGAGGCGTTCGCGCTCAAGGGCAATAATTTCGAGCGCGAGCGCGCGGCCTTCGTCGGCGCGAGCGATGCCGATCAAAGAAGACTGCTCGATGTTAACGCCGACAAGATGGTTCTGGCCAATGTTGACGGCGTCAGCTTTGCGGGCGGCCCGCGCTTCATCGACAGCCTCGAATGGTTCGCCAGCCCGTCCGATGTTGCGCGGCTGATGATCGACCTGCGCGCCCGGCAATCACCGGAAGCGATGGCCGCGATGGCGATCAACAATGGCGTCGGTCCGGCCGCCGCCGCCGAATGGTCATGGCTTGGCTACAAGGGCGGCTCGGAAACCGGCGTCCTGTCGATGAGCCTGCTCGGCCAGCGCAAGGGCGATGACAAATATGTCGTCGTCACGGCCAGCTGGAACAATCCCGACGCGGCGGTCGCCACCGAAACGATGGTCGCGCTGATCAAGCGCCTGCTGGCGCTTGCCGCCAAAGATTAG
- the parE gene encoding DNA topoisomerase IV subunit B → MSHDLFDAAIPASDSYNASQIEVLEGLEPVRRRPGMYIGGTDERALHHLAAEVIDNSMDEAVAGHATRIEVTLDVGNRLTIVDNGRGMPVDPHPKFPGKSALEVIMTMLHSGGKFEGKAYATSGGLHGVGVSVVNALSVETEIEVARAKQLYRQRFARGAPLGPLEELGATPNRRGTSVSFIPDPEIFGEHGRFKPQRLYRLARSKAYLFAGVEIRWKCAPALIGDDTPSEAVFQFPGGLADHLKEQIGARECATADPFVGRQDFPGDQGRAEWAIAWPLWSDGSYSWYCNTIPTPAGGTHEAGLRAALTKGLRAFGELIGQKKAAQITAEDVFNGSEMMLSVFIRDPQFQSQTKDRLSSPEAARLTENAVRDHFDHFLSDNMDRGRALLGLVLDRMDERLKRKAEREVKRKTATSGRKLRLPGKLTDCANDGPEGTELFIVEGDSAGGSAKQARDRKTQAILPIRGKILNVASASADKIRANQEIADLALALGCGMRKDCDADRLRYEKIVIMTDADVDGAHIATLLMTFFFQEMPDIVRNGHVYLAQPPLYRLTAGGLSAYARDDAHRAELEATLFKGKKVEVGRFKGLGEMNPNQLKETTMDPATRSLLRVTLPQEYEERHLVKDLVDRLMGRNPEHRFQFIQANAASLDEAAIDA, encoded by the coding sequence ATGAGTCACGATTTGTTCGACGCCGCGATCCCCGCTTCCGACAGCTATAATGCGTCGCAGATCGAGGTGCTGGAGGGGCTCGAACCCGTCCGCCGCCGCCCCGGCATGTATATCGGAGGGACCGACGAGCGCGCGCTGCACCATCTCGCCGCCGAGGTGATCGACAACAGCATGGACGAGGCGGTCGCGGGTCATGCGACGCGCATCGAGGTTACGCTCGACGTCGGCAACCGGCTCACGATCGTCGACAACGGGCGCGGGATGCCGGTCGATCCGCATCCGAAGTTTCCGGGCAAGTCGGCGCTCGAGGTCATCATGACCATGCTCCATTCGGGCGGCAAGTTCGAGGGCAAGGCCTATGCAACCTCGGGCGGCCTTCACGGTGTCGGAGTGAGCGTCGTCAACGCGCTGTCGGTCGAGACCGAGATCGAGGTCGCGCGCGCCAAACAGCTTTATCGTCAGCGCTTCGCGCGCGGGGCGCCGCTCGGTCCGCTCGAAGAATTGGGGGCCACGCCGAACCGGCGCGGCACCAGCGTTTCCTTTATCCCCGACCCCGAAATCTTCGGCGAGCATGGCCGCTTCAAGCCGCAGCGGCTTTACCGCTTGGCACGCTCGAAGGCCTATCTCTTCGCCGGCGTGGAAATACGCTGGAAATGCGCACCCGCGCTGATCGGCGACGACACGCCCAGCGAGGCGGTTTTCCAGTTCCCCGGCGGCTTGGCCGACCATCTCAAGGAGCAGATCGGCGCCCGCGAATGCGCGACTGCCGATCCCTTTGTCGGGCGACAGGATTTTCCGGGCGATCAGGGCCGCGCCGAATGGGCGATCGCCTGGCCACTGTGGTCCGATGGTTCCTACAGCTGGTATTGCAACACCATCCCCACCCCCGCGGGCGGGACGCACGAGGCCGGGCTGCGCGCGGCGCTGACCAAGGGCCTGCGCGCGTTCGGCGAGCTGATCGGCCAGAAAAAGGCGGCGCAGATCACCGCCGAGGACGTTTTCAACGGCAGCGAGATGATGCTCTCGGTCTTCATCCGCGACCCCCAGTTCCAGAGCCAGACCAAGGACCGGCTGTCCAGCCCCGAGGCCGCGCGCCTGACCGAAAATGCCGTGCGCGATCATTTCGACCATTTCCTGTCGGACAATATGGACCGCGGCCGCGCGCTGCTGGGCCTCGTTCTCGACCGGATGGACGAGCGGCTGAAGCGCAAGGCCGAGCGCGAGGTCAAGCGCAAGACCGCGACGAGCGGACGCAAGCTCCGCCTGCCCGGCAAGCTCACCGATTGCGCGAACGACGGCCCCGAAGGCACCGAGCTTTTCATCGTCGAAGGCGACAGCGCGGGCGGCAGCGCCAAGCAGGCACGCGACCGCAAGACGCAGGCGATCCTACCGATCCGCGGCAAGATATTGAACGTCGCGAGCGCCAGCGCCGACAAGATCCGCGCCAATCAGGAGATCGCCGACCTGGCGCTCGCGCTCGGTTGCGGGATGCGCAAGGATTGCGATGCCGACCGGCTAAGATACGAAAAAATTGTCATTATGACCGACGCCGATGTCGACGGCGCGCATATCGCGACCTTGCTGATGACCTTCTTCTTTCAGGAGATGCCCGACATCGTCCGGAACGGGCATGTCTATCTCGCGCAGCCGCCGCTTTACCGTCTGACCGCGGGCGGCCTCTCGGCCTATGCGCGCGACGACGCGCACCGCGCCGAGCTGGAGGCAACGCTGTTCAAGGGCAAGAAGGTCGAGGTCGGCCGGTTCAAGGGGCTGGGCGAAATGAACCCGAACCAGCTCAAGGAAACGACGATGGACCCCGCCACGCGCAGCCTGCTGCGCGTCACGCTGCCGCAGGAATATGAAGAGCGTCATCTGGTCAAGGACCTTGTCGACCGGCTGATGGGCAGGAACCCTGAACATCGTTTCCAGTTCATCCAGGCCAATGCCGCCAGCCTCGACGAGGCCGCGATCGACGCCTAG
- a CDS encoding outer membrane protein has translation MKFVALLAATAASVLAVPAVAQDNRDPSRDFDGPYISIGGGATLQGNDRGETLVFDTDRDGTYGDTVNTAGGTNAFSPGFCNGAATSTANVGCRNDKDGPEFFGRLGYDKRMGNFVLGAVVEGGHSVARDSVSGFSTTPASYTMSREADYQANARLRAGYTPGGGALFYVTGGGAYARLDNRFTTTNTANSFADNGKTNAWGYTVGGGAELMVTNNIGIGLEYLYTDVKDKDYVVNVGPGSAPATNPFLLNGGGTDIRRSDPHFRTHSVRGTLSYRF, from the coding sequence ATGAAATTCGTAGCTCTCCTCGCCGCCACGGCGGCATCCGTTCTGGCCGTTCCAGCCGTTGCTCAGGACAATCGGGATCCGTCTCGGGACTTCGACGGTCCCTATATCTCGATCGGCGGCGGCGCCACGCTGCAGGGCAACGATCGCGGCGAAACTTTGGTGTTCGACACCGACCGTGACGGCACCTATGGCGACACCGTCAATACCGCAGGCGGAACCAATGCCTTTTCGCCCGGCTTCTGCAACGGCGCTGCGACGAGCACCGCCAATGTCGGCTGCCGCAACGACAAGGACGGTCCGGAGTTTTTCGGGCGCCTCGGTTATGACAAGCGCATGGGCAATTTCGTGCTCGGCGCGGTGGTCGAGGGCGGCCACAGCGTCGCGCGCGACAGTGTTTCGGGCTTTTCGACCACACCGGCGAGTTACACCATGAGCCGCGAGGCCGACTATCAGGCGAACGCGCGTCTGCGCGCAGGATACACGCCGGGCGGCGGCGCGCTTTTCTATGTCACCGGCGGCGGCGCCTATGCGCGGCTCGACAACAGGTTCACGACCACGAACACCGCGAACAGCTTTGCCGACAACGGCAAGACGAATGCGTGGGGTTACACCGTCGGCGGCGGTGCAGAACTGATGGTCACCAACAACATCGGCATCGGGCTCGAATATCTCTACACCGACGTCAAGGACAAGGACTATGTCGTCAATGTCGGCCCGGGAAGCGCGCCGGCGACCAATCCGTTCCTGCTGAACGGCGGCGGCACCGACATCCGCCGCAGCGATCCGCATTTCCGCACGCACAGCGTTCGCGGGACGCTGAGTTATCGCTTCTGA
- a CDS encoding PaaI family thioesterase — translation MRPFGQDFEFARALGLQMIERRDGRCTMAIDIERERHFNPQGVAHGGVAYSLADTAMGGALFSSLDEGFWCATLEIKFNYHVGVREGRLICQASVLHKGKRVANIDARLFQNDRLVASANGNFAIFPAPDAG, via the coding sequence GTGAGGCCGTTCGGCCAGGATTTCGAATTCGCCCGCGCGCTCGGCCTGCAAATGATCGAGCGCCGCGACGGGCGTTGCACGATGGCCATCGATATTGAGCGCGAACGACATTTCAATCCGCAAGGCGTCGCCCATGGCGGTGTCGCCTATTCGCTTGCCGATACCGCCATGGGCGGCGCCCTGTTCAGTTCGCTGGACGAAGGTTTCTGGTGTGCGACACTCGAGATCAAGTTCAACTATCACGTCGGGGTGCGCGAAGGCCGCCTGATTTGCCAAGCAAGCGTGCTGCACAAGGGCAAGCGGGTGGCCAATATCGACGCGCGCCTGTTCCAGAACGACCGGCTCGTCGCGAGCGCCAACGGCAATTTCGCGATTTTTCCGGCGCCGGACGCCGGATAG
- a CDS encoding GcrA family cell cycle regulator yields MSWTDERIEQLRSMWEKGLTASQIADELGGVSRNAVIGKAHRLGLKSRPSPVKATEKMAKPAKTAAPTAAKPAPAATAARPTAPATPRPASTVPRPEPKPAAEAPHIENAAAAPTKPEAPRIVSIGPGGFIRQGPGDQQAPIPPAPPRRLVPAKPSPEIADKTSLLDLNDRICRWPMGHPGEPDFHFCGEAVNPGFPYCVEHCGRAYQAQLPRGTRRPPPPPPFGGPRVR; encoded by the coding sequence ATGTCATGGACCGATGAGCGCATCGAGCAATTGCGCAGCATGTGGGAAAAGGGCCTGACCGCCAGCCAGATCGCCGACGAACTCGGCGGGGTCAGCCGCAATGCCGTGATCGGCAAGGCGCACCGGCTGGGCCTGAAATCGCGCCCCTCGCCCGTCAAGGCGACCGAGAAGATGGCAAAGCCCGCGAAAACGGCAGCCCCCACTGCGGCGAAACCTGCGCCCGCCGCGACGGCGGCGCGACCCACCGCACCCGCCACGCCGCGCCCGGCATCGACTGTTCCGCGTCCCGAACCCAAGCCTGCGGCCGAGGCTCCGCACATCGAGAATGCCGCCGCCGCGCCGACGAAACCGGAAGCGCCGCGGATCGTGTCGATCGGCCCCGGCGGCTTTATCCGTCAAGGCCCCGGCGATCAGCAGGCGCCGATCCCGCCCGCACCGCCGCGTCGGCTGGTGCCCGCCAAGCCGAGCCCGGAAATCGCCGACAAGACGAGCCTGCTCGACCTCAACGACCGTATCTGCCGCTGGCCGATGGGGCATCCGGGCGAGCCCGATTTCCACTTCTGCGGCGAAGCGGTGAACCCCGGCTTTCCCTATTGTGTCGAACATTGCGGCCGCGCCTATCAGGCGCAATTGCCGCGCGGCACGCGCCGTCCGCCCCCGCCCCCGCCCTTCGGTGGTCCCCGGGTTCGTTAA
- a CDS encoding ABC transporter permease: protein MNDQPKISNPDSANIRPVPAFAEPGIPHIRALNVPAMQALYVKEVRRFFKVQLQTIWAPAITTLLFLVIFTVALGGAGRTVIGVPFADFIAPGLIMMAMLQNSFANSSFSLLVGKIQGTIVDYLMPPLAVGELVIALIGAAITRAILVGFALWIAMLFWPGVDVGVNHLWAVGVFGVLGAMMLGFLGLITSVWAEKFDHAAAVTNFVVTPLALLSGTFYSVDLLAPWFQGIAHANPVYYAIMGFRYGFIGTVDATIANPVLTALLVLVAVNVVLGYATYRLLASGWKLKA, encoded by the coding sequence ATGAACGACCAGCCCAAAATTTCGAACCCCGACTCAGCGAATATCCGTCCGGTTCCGGCTTTTGCCGAACCCGGCATCCCGCACATCCGCGCGCTCAACGTGCCGGCCATGCAGGCGCTATATGTCAAGGAGGTGCGGCGGTTTTTCAAGGTCCAGCTGCAAACTATCTGGGCCCCGGCGATCACGACGCTCCTTTTTCTCGTCATTTTCACCGTCGCGCTCGGCGGTGCGGGGCGCACCGTCATCGGCGTGCCTTTTGCCGATTTCATCGCACCGGGGCTCATCATGATGGCGATGCTGCAGAACAGCTTTGCCAATTCCAGCTTTTCGCTGCTCGTCGGCAAGATCCAGGGCACGATCGTCGATTATCTGATGCCGCCGCTCGCGGTAGGCGAGCTGGTCATCGCGCTGATCGGCGCCGCGATCACGCGCGCGATCCTCGTCGGCTTCGCGCTCTGGATCGCGATGCTCTTCTGGCCCGGCGTCGACGTCGGGGTCAATCATCTGTGGGCGGTTGGGGTTTTTGGCGTGCTCGGCGCGATGATGCTGGGGTTCCTCGGGCTCATCACATCGGTATGGGCTGAAAAGTTCGACCATGCCGCGGCGGTGACCAACTTCGTCGTGACCCCGCTGGCGCTTCTGTCGGGCACTTTCTATTCGGTCGACCTGCTCGCGCCATGGTTTCAGGGGATCGCACACGCGAACCCCGTCTATTACGCAATCATGGGCTTTCGTTACGGCTTCATCGGCACGGTCGATGCGACGATCGCCAATCCCGTGCTGACCGCGCTGTTGGTGCTCGTCGCGGTCAATGTCGTGCTGGGCTATGCAACCTATCGCCTGCTGGCGTCGGGCTGGAAACTGAAAGCCTGA
- the hspQ gene encoding heat shock protein HspQ has protein sequence MTPESGPETPITPVTPLVARARFAPGDIVRHRMFDFRGVVFDIDPVFANSDEWYEAIPEEIRPAKEQPYYHLLAENGDSSYIAYVSQQNLVADGDGGPIDHPQIETMFDGMERGRYRVRAIHRH, from the coding sequence ATGACACCCGAATCCGGCCCCGAAACCCCGATCACGCCCGTGACCCCGCTGGTCGCCCGCGCGCGTTTCGCGCCCGGCGACATCGTGCGGCACCGCATGTTCGACTTTCGCGGCGTCGTGTTCGACATCGACCCGGTCTTTGCGAACAGCGACGAATGGTATGAAGCGATCCCCGAGGAGATCCGTCCGGCGAAGGAGCAGCCTTATTACCACCTGCTCGCCGAAAATGGCGATTCATCCTATATCGCCTATGTCAGTCAGCAGAATCTGGTCGCCGACGGGGACGGCGGGCCGATCGACCATCCGCAGATCGAAACGATGTTCGACGGGATGGAACGGGGACGTTACCGGGTGCGCGCCATCCATCGCCATTGA
- a CDS encoding Yip1 family protein → MMADLPPNGSGSAAGIVQRARDILLRPRESWPVIAAEPATAQSIYIPYVLVLAAIGPLASLIGGQLVGVSVLGTTWHPPMGAALTSAILSYGLTLAMVFVLALVIDGLAPSFGGQKDQIQALKVAAYSGTAAWVGGIFGLIPALGLIGLLFALYGLYILYLGLPVLMKVPQDKAVGYVAVVVVIAIVLFLIVGAVVGSVTAPSLLGAQM, encoded by the coding sequence ATGATGGCTGATTTACCACCCAATGGTTCGGGTTCCGCCGCGGGCATCGTCCAGCGCGCCAGGGACATATTGCTCAGGCCCAGGGAAAGCTGGCCGGTGATCGCCGCCGAACCGGCGACGGCGCAGTCCATCTATATTCCCTATGTCCTCGTGCTGGCGGCGATCGGGCCGCTCGCCTCGCTGATCGGCGGGCAACTCGTTGGCGTCTCGGTGCTGGGCACCACATGGCATCCGCCGATGGGAGCGGCGCTCACCTCGGCCATCCTGTCCTATGGGTTGACGCTGGCGATGGTGTTTGTCCTGGCGCTCGTGATCGACGGGCTCGCGCCCAGTTTCGGCGGGCAAAAGGACCAGATCCAGGCGCTGAAGGTCGCGGCCTATTCGGGCACCGCGGCGTGGGTCGGCGGCATTTTCGGGCTGATTCCCGCGCTCGGCCTGATCGGGCTGCTCTTTGCGCTCTATGGCCTCTACATCCTCTACCTCGGCCTGCCGGTGCTGATGAAGGTGCCGCAGGACAAGGCCGTCGGCTATGTCGCGGTCGTGGTGGTCATCGCGATCGTGCTGTTCCTCATCGTCGGCGCGGTCGTTGGCTCTGTCACCGCGCCGTCGCTGCTCGGCGCGCAAATGTGA
- a CDS encoding amidohydrolase family protein: MARFALALAATLACSTSVWAQIAPAPAAATKEDKWDVNAPPGMTTRKVPIAVDEGSWMNVDVAPDGRTIAFDLLGDIYTVPIEGGTPTRIAEGLAYEHQPRFAPDGKRIAFVSDRGGGDNVWIMNRDGSDKRQVSKEDFRLLNQPNWSPDGQFLVAKKHFTTSRSLGTGEVWIYHVSGGAGVPLVKKPDERHQKELGEPIFAPDGKSVYYTRNVTPGPIFEYAQDSNRDLFHIERYSLEDGSISTVASGNGGAVRPTPSPDGKRLAFVRREGARSKLYVKDLASGAETKLYDALDQDVQETWAVTGVYPNMAWTPDSRDILFWAGGKLRRVGAGGGEARVIPFSIDDDRVIVDAAHPAVEVAPDSFTTKMPRWAEVSPDGRSIVFETLGKLWVKPATGGTARRLTSAKDAAMEAWPSWSRDGKSIVFVRWTDAGLGEIHVTGASGGSSRKVTATPGHYAEPRFSPDDRTIVFEWRRGGGLVSERWGEDPGVYRIAATGGTAERISRDGAKPQFGAANDRVFMVASTDGKSQLVSTDLDGEDKRVHASGELVSDYEVSPDGRTLAFRQNYDAYVTPLMPGGQDVSLGIKSGALPVTRVSGSGADYIHWSDGGRRLHWSRGATLFSADLANLFANAPVDDKAPKFTPPTDGVSLAMTQAAAKHKGTVLITGARIVTMADKDGGVMENGAILIEDDRIAAIGPAGAITIPAGAVTIDATGKTIVPGFVDAHAHGPHGADELVPQQNWSEIANLAMGTTTSHNPSSRASEIFVSSEMQRAGLILAPRIFSTGEIIYGAKAAGVYAEINGYDDALAHVRRLKAQGAHSVKNYNQPRRDQRQMVVKAAQAEGLTVVPEGGSLYTMDVSLIQDGNATVEHNIPLHVFYRDLVQLWGQTQVDYTPTLVVTYGGPAGDPYWRAHTNVWEHPILTKHIPPTELAANNKRRVIAPESDYVDDDAARQAGKIAAAGRMVSIGAHGQQAGLGAHWEIWSFVRGGWSNIDALRAATIMPATSLGYAKDVGSLEVGKLADLLIIDADPTENIRNTERIHRVMLGGRLYDPITMNEAETGSRKRDAYWWETEKP, encoded by the coding sequence ATGGCGCGCTTCGCTCTAGCCCTTGCGGCGACACTGGCTTGTTCAACCTCCGTCTGGGCGCAGATTGCACCCGCTCCCGCCGCTGCGACCAAAGAGGACAAATGGGACGTCAACGCCCCGCCGGGCATGACGACGCGCAAGGTGCCGATCGCGGTCGACGAGGGCAGCTGGATGAACGTCGATGTTGCCCCCGACGGCCGCACCATCGCCTTCGACCTTTTGGGCGACATCTATACGGTGCCGATCGAGGGCGGCACGCCGACGCGCATCGCCGAGGGGCTCGCCTATGAGCATCAGCCGCGCTTCGCGCCCGACGGCAAGCGCATTGCCTTCGTCTCCGACCGCGGCGGCGGCGACAATGTCTGGATCATGAACCGCGACGGCAGCGACAAAAGGCAGGTGTCGAAAGAGGATTTCCGCCTGCTCAACCAGCCGAACTGGTCGCCCGACGGCCAGTTCCTCGTCGCCAAAAAGCATTTCACCACCAGCCGCTCGCTCGGCACGGGTGAGGTGTGGATCTATCATGTGTCGGGCGGCGCCGGCGTGCCGCTGGTCAAGAAACCCGATGAACGGCATCAGAAGGAACTGGGCGAACCCATTTTCGCGCCCGACGGCAAAAGCGTCTATTACACGCGCAACGTCACGCCGGGGCCGATCTTCGAATATGCGCAGGACAGCAACCGCGACCTGTTCCACATCGAACGCTACAGCCTCGAGGACGGCAGCATCAGCACCGTGGCGTCGGGCAATGGCGGCGCGGTGCGCCCGACCCCGTCACCCGACGGCAAGCGCCTCGCCTTCGTCCGCCGCGAAGGCGCGCGCTCGAAGCTCTATGTAAAGGATCTCGCGTCGGGCGCCGAAACGAAGCTTTACGACGCGCTCGACCAGGATGTGCAGGAAACCTGGGCGGTCACCGGCGTCTATCCGAACATGGCGTGGACCCCCGACAGCCGCGACATCCTCTTCTGGGCGGGCGGCAAGCTGCGCCGCGTCGGCGCCGGCGGCGGCGAGGCGCGCGTCATTCCGTTCAGCATCGACGACGATCGCGTGATCGTCGACGCGGCGCATCCGGCAGTCGAGGTCGCCCCCGACAGCTTCACCACCAAAATGCCGCGCTGGGCCGAAGTATCGCCCGACGGGCGCAGCATCGTCTTTGAAACGCTCGGCAAGCTGTGGGTCAAGCCCGCGACCGGCGGCACCGCGCGGCGGCTGACCAGCGCGAAGGACGCGGCGATGGAGGCGTGGCCGAGCTGGTCGCGCGACGGCAAGTCGATCGTCTTCGTGCGCTGGACCGATGCAGGCCTCGGCGAAATCCATGTGACCGGCGCCAGCGGCGGAAGCTCGCGCAAGGTGACGGCAACGCCCGGCCATTATGCCGAACCGCGCTTCTCGCCCGACGACAGGACGATCGTTTTCGAGTGGCGCCGCGGCGGCGGGCTGGTTTCGGAACGCTGGGGTGAAGACCCCGGCGTCTATCGCATCGCGGCGACCGGCGGCACCGCGGAACGGATCAGCCGCGACGGGGCCAAACCGCAATTCGGCGCCGCGAACGACCGCGTCTTCATGGTCGCGTCGACCGACGGCAAGAGCCAGCTCGTCAGTACGGACCTGGACGGCGAGGACAAGCGCGTCCACGCGAGCGGCGAGCTGGTCAGCGACTATGAAGTATCGCCCGACGGTCGCACCCTCGCCTTCCGACAGAATTACGACGCCTATGTCACGCCGCTGATGCCCGGCGGGCAGGATGTGTCGCTCGGCATCAAGAGCGGGGCGCTGCCCGTGACGCGCGTGTCGGGCAGCGGCGCCGACTATATCCACTGGTCGGACGGCGGCCGCCGCCTGCACTGGAGCCGCGGCGCGACCTTGTTCAGCGCCGATCTGGCGAACCTCTTCGCCAATGCTCCCGTCGACGACAAGGCGCCGAAGTTCACGCCGCCGACCGATGGCGTGTCGCTGGCAATGACGCAGGCGGCGGCGAAGCACAAGGGAACGGTCCTTATCACCGGCGCCAGGATCGTCACCATGGCCGACAAGGACGGCGGAGTGATGGAGAATGGCGCGATCCTGATCGAGGACGACCGCATCGCCGCGATCGGCCCCGCGGGCGCGATCACCATTCCCGCAGGCGCGGTGACGATCGACGCCACCGGCAAGACGATCGTTCCCGGCTTCGTCGACGCCCATGCGCATGGCCCGCACGGCGCCGACGAACTGGTGCCGCAGCAGAATTGGTCCGAAATCGCCAATCTGGCGATGGGCACGACGACCAGTCACAATCCCTCGTCGCGCGCGTCGGAAATCTTCGTTTCGTCCGAAATGCAGCGCGCGGGGCTGATCCTCGCGCCGCGCATCTTTTCGACCGGCGAGATCATCTATGGCGCGAAGGCGGCGGGCGTCTATGCCGAGATCAACGGCTATGACGATGCGCTCGCACACGTCCGGCGGCTGAAGGCGCAGGGCGCTCACAGCGTCAAAAACTATAATCAGCCGCGGCGCGACCAGCGGCAGATGGTCGTCAAGGCGGCACAGGCGGAGGGGCTGACCGTCGTGCCGGAGGGGGGATCGCTCTACACGATGGACGTCTCGCTCATCCAGGACGGCAATGCGACCGTCGAGCATAATATCCCGCTGCACGTCTTCTACCGCGATCTCGTGCAGCTTTGGGGCCAAACGCAGGTCGATTACACGCCCACGCTGGTCGTCACCTATGGCGGCCCCGCGGGCGACCCCTATTGGCGCGCGCACACCAATGTGTGGGAGCATCCGATCCTGACGAAGCATATCCCGCCGACCGAACTCGCCGCCAACAACAAGCGCCGCGTGATCGCGCCCGAAAGCGACTATGTCGACGACGATGCCGCGCGCCAGGCCGGCAAGATCGCCGCGGCGGGGCGCATGGTGTCGATCGGCGCGCACGGCCAGCAGGCGGGCCTTGGCGCGCATTGGGAAATCTGGTCGTTCGTGCGCGGCGGCTGGAGCAACATCGATGCGCTCCGCGCCGCGACGATCATGCCGGCCACCTCGCTCGGCTATGCGAAGGACGTGGGCTCGCTCGAGGTTGGAAAGCTCGCCGACCTGCTTATCATCGACGCCGACCCGACCGAAAACATCCGCAATACCGAGCGAATCCACCGCGTCATGCTCGGCGGACGACTCTATGATCCCATCACCATGAACGAGGCCGAAACCGGGTCGCGCAAGCGCGATGCCTATTGGTGGGAAACGGAAAAGCCCTGA